A window of Theropithecus gelada isolate Dixy chromosome 14, Tgel_1.0, whole genome shotgun sequence contains these coding sequences:
- the LOC112607261 gene encoding olfactory receptor 8J2, protein MASGNLTWVTEFILVGVSDDPELQIPLFLVFLVLYVLTVAGNLGIITLTSVDSRLQTPMYFFLRHLAVINLCNSTVIAPKMLVNFLVTKKTISYYGCAAQLGGFLVFIVAEIFMLAAMGYDRYVAICNPLLYAVVVSPKVCRLLVSLTYLQSLITALTVSSCVFSVSYCSSNIINHFYCDDVPLLALSCSDTYIPETAVFIFSGTNLFFSMIVVLISYFNIVITILRIRSSEGRQKAFSTCASHMIAVVVFYGTLLFMYLQPRSNHSLDTDKMASVFYTLVIPMLNPLIYSLRNKNVKDALKRFLDNPCRSLKLM, encoded by the coding sequence ATGGCTTCAGGAAATCTCACATGGGTGACGGAATTCATTCTTGTGGGAGTCTCAGATGATCCTGAGCTCCAGATTCCTCTCTTCCTGGTCTTCCTGGTGCTCTATGTGCTGACGGTGGCAGGGAACCTGGGCATCATCACCCTCACCAGTGTCGACTCTCGACTTCAAACCCCCATGTACTTTTTCCTCCGACACTTGGCTGTCATTAATCTTTGCAATTCTACTGTCATTGCCCCTAAAATGCTGGTTAACTTCCTGGTTACCAAGAAAACCATATCTTACTATGGATGTGCAGCCCAACTGGGTGGATTCTTGGTTTTCATTGTGGCTGAGATTTTCATGCTGGCTGCAATGGGTTATGACCGCTACGTGGCTATTTGCAACCCTCTGCTCTACGCAGTAGTGGTGTCTCCAAAGGTATGTCGTCTGCTGGTGTCCCTCACATACCTTCAGAGTCTTATCACAGCCCTTACTGTCTCTTCCTGTGTGTTCTCTGTGTCATACTGTTCTTCCAACATCATCAACCATTTTTACTGTGACGATGTCCCTTTGCTAGCATTGTCCTGTTCTGATACCTACATTCCAGAAACAGCAGTGTTTATCTTTTCAGGGAccaatttgtttttctccatgATCGTTGTTCTGATATCCTACTTCAACATTGTTATTACCATTTTGAGGATACGTTCCTCAGAAGGACGACAAAAAGCCTTTTCCACGTGTGCTTCTCACATGATAGCTGTGGTTGTGTTCTATGGGACTCtccttttcatgtatttgcaaCCAAGGAGTAATCACTCATTAGATACTGACAAAATGGCCTCGGTCTTCTACACCCTGGTCATACCAATGCTGAACCCCCTAATTTACAGCCTAAGGAACAAAAACGTGAAAGATGCACTAAAGAGATTCCTAGATAACCCATGCCGATCACTCAAActaatgtaa